The Chlorocebus sabaeus isolate Y175 chromosome 1, mChlSab1.0.hap1, whole genome shotgun sequence genome includes a region encoding these proteins:
- the CAT gene encoding catalase produces the protein MADSRDPASDQMKHWKEQRAAQKADVLTTGAGNPVGDKLNVITVGPRGPLLVQDVVFTDEMAHFDRERIPERVVHAKGAGAFGYFEVTHDITKYSKAKVFEHIGKRTPIAVRFSTVAGESGSADTIRDPRGFAVKFYTEDGNWDLVGNNTPIFFIRDPLLFPSFIHSQKRNPQTHLKDPDMVWDFWSLRPESLHQVSFLFSDRGIPDGHRHMNGYGSHTFKLVNAEGKAVYCKFHYKTDQGIKNLSVEDAARLSQEDPDYGIRDLFNAIATGNYPSWTFYIQVMTFNQAETFPFNPFDLTKVWPHKDYPLIPVGKLVLNRNPVNYFAEVEQIAFDPSNMPPGIESSPDKMLQGRLFAYPDTHRHRLGPNYLQIPVNCPYRARVANYQRDGPMCMQDNQGGAPNYYPNSFGAPEQQPSVLEHSTQYSAEVRRFNTANDDNVTQVRAFYVNVLNEEQRKRLCENIAGHLKDAQIFIQKKAVKNFTEVHPEYGSRIQTLLDKYNAEKPKNAIHTFVQSESHLAAREKANL, from the exons AAAGCTGATGTCCTGACCACTGGAGCTGGTAACCCGGTAGGAGACAAACTTAACGTGATTACAGTGGGGCCCCGTGGGCCCCTTCTTGTTCAGGATGTGGTTTTCACTGATGAAATGGCTCACTTTGACCGAGAGAGAATTCCCGAGCGAGTCGTGCATGCTAAAGGAGCAG GGGCCTTTGGCTACTTTGAGGTCACACATGACATTACCAAATATTCCAAGGCAAAGGTATTTGAGCATATTGGAAAGAGGACTCCCATCGCAGTTCGGTTCTCCACTGTTG CTGGAGAATCGGGTTCAGCTGACACAATTCGGGACCCTCGTGGGTTTGCAGTGAAATTTTACACAGAAGATGGTAACTGGGATCTCGTTGGAAATAACACCCCCATTTTCTTCATCAGGGATCCCCTATTG tttcCATCTTTTATCCACAGCCAAAAGAGAAATCCTCAGACACATCTGAAGGATCCGGATATGGTCTGGGACTTCTGGAGCCTACGTCCTGAGTCTCTGCATCAG GTTTCTTTCTTGTTCAGTGATCGGGGGATTCCAGATGGCCATCGCCACATGAATGGATATGGATCACATACTTTCAAGTTGGTTAACGCAGAAGGAAAGGCGGTTTATTGCAAATTCCATTATAAG aCTGACCAGGGCATCAAAAACCTTTCCGTTGAAGATGCGGCGAGACTTTCCCAGGAGGATCCTGACTATGGCATCCGGGATCTTTTTAACGCCATTGCCACAGGAAACTACCCCTCCTGGACTTTTTACATCCAGGTCATGACATTTAATCAGGCAGAAACTTTTCCATTTAATCCATTTGATCTCACCAAG GTTTGGCCTCACAAGGACTACCCTCTCATCCCAGTTGGTAAACTGGTCTTAAACCGGAATCCAGTTAATTACTTTGCTGAGGTTGAACAGATAGCCTTCGACCCAAGCAACATGCCCCCTGGCATTGAGAGCAGCCCTGACAAAATGCTTCAG GGCCGCCTTTTTGCCTACCCTGACACTCACCGCCACCGCCTGGGACCCAATTATCTTCAGATACCTGTGAACTGTCCCTACCGTGCTCGAGTGGCCAACTACCAGCGTGACGGCCCCATGTGCATGCAGGACAATCAGG GTGGTGCTCCAAATTACTACCCTAACAGCTTTGGTgctccagaacaacagccttctGTCCTGGAGCACAGCACCCAGTATTCTGCAGAAGTGCGGAGATTCAACACTGCCAATGATGATAATGTTACTCAG GTGCGGGCATTCTATGTGAACGTGCTGAATGAGGAACAGAGGAAACGTCTGTGTGAGAACATTGCAGGCCACCTGAAAGATGCACAAATTTTCATCCAAAAGAAAGCG GTCAAGAACTTCACTGAGGTCCACCCTGAATACGGGTCCCGCATCCAGACTCTTCTGGACAAGTACAATGCTGAGAAGCCTAAG AATGCGATTCACACCTTTGTGCAGTCTGAGTCTCACTTGGCTGCAAGGGAGAAGGCAAATCTGTGA